The Gemmatimonadota bacterium DH-78 region AGCGGAAGTCGGCCTGGATCTCCGGCTGGTCGGGGTCGGCCGAGCCCGTCGCCCCACCGCCCGGTGCGCCGCTCGCGCCCGCGGTGGCCTCCGCCATGGCCTGCTCGGCCGCGGCCATCATCTCCTCGAACGTCATGGTGAACCAGGTGCGCGCACCGTGGTCGATCGAGGTGTAGGTGCCGTCGGCTGCCCGCAGGATCGACCCGGTCTCTCCGTCGTCCGTGCGGTGCACCCCGTCGAGCATCCAGGTCTGGCTGACCTGCGGCTCCTGCCCTCCGAAGGCGCCCATCAGGGTGCCCATCGCCCCGGCGAACTCGAACTGCGTTTCGGTCTGCCAGGTCACCCCGGGATTCTGCGCGGATGCGGACTGCGGCAGCGTCGGGAGGACGGCCGCGGCGAGGGCGACGAGGGCGGTTCTGCGGATCGGCATTCGGGGACTCCGGGAGCGGGGTGCGATGCTCCATCGGTACACGGCGCACCGCGGGGGATCAAGTGAAAACACCGGACCGTGACCGTCCTCGACAGGGGCGGTCAGAGGCTCGGGGCGGGCCTCGCCAGCACTTCGCGCACGGGGCGCAACAGGTAGAGGTTGCCCGCCAGCCGCCCGCCCAGGAAGGCGATGAAGGCGGCGGTCACGCCCGTCCATCCGAGGCCGAAACCGAACAGGGGGAAGAGGATCGCGATACCGATCACCTCCACCGTCGTGGCTCCCGAGATCGGGCCGGTGCGCCGGCCCTGCACCAGGATCGCCCGCTGAAGCGAGAGCAGCACCGAGAGCGCGGGCAGGGGCACGAGCAGGCGGGTGGGCCACACCGCGTAGGCGGCGAGCTCCGGGCTCAGTCCCGAGAGCACCTCGAACCAGAGGCGAGACAGGGGGGTGAAGGCCACGAGTCCGAGAGCGCCCGAGGTGGCCAGCCCCAGCACGAGCGCGAAGCGCCCCATCATGGCCACGTGCTCGTTGTGGCGTCCGAGCAGCGCGATCGCCGCCTCCTGATAACTCAGCCCGAACGATCGGAAGACGAACGACAGGGCGTGCACCACGGGAAAGACCGCCAGCGACTCAAGAGGGGCCGGCGCGCGGCCCATGAAGAAGGTGAGCATGGGCTGCACCGTCAGCCCGATCAGCGAGGTGAGGGCGAGCGGCAGGTAGAAGTGCGAGATGTCGCGATAGCCGGGCACCGCATCCGGGTCGTCGGGAGGGGTGTCGGTCAGCTCGGCCAGCGTCTCGCGAGCCATCAGCCGGGCCGCGACCGCCTCCACCATCACCCCCACGGACAGTGCCGCGGACCCCACCCAGGCGCCCGGCAGATCGGCCGCGACCGCGAGCGCCAGGGCCGTGACCACCATCGCGGCCAGCCGAATCACGGTGCCCGCCGCCACGAGTCGCGTGCGGTCCGCGCGGATCAAGAGGCCCTGCAGGAAGCGGCGATACCCGATCGCCGCGGGCCACGGCAGAAAGATCCAGAGCGCCCCGTAGGTGATCGTCGCCACCTCGTCCGGCAGTCCGATCAGCCCGCGCATGACCAGATCGTAGACCGGCGGTACGAGCATCAGCAGCAGCAGCACGGTGGCGATGCCGTTCAGCGCCCAGGTGAACCGCCGCATGCGCTGCAGGCTGGGGGCGTCCTCCACCAGGGCGGTCGAGGCGCTCATCAGCATGATGACGGGGGCCTCGACGAGAATCGCGAAGGCGAAGGCGACCCCGTAGGCGGCCAGATTGTAGGTGGGGTCGGCGAGTCGGGCGATGACCGCCGCGAGGATCGGTCCCTCGACGGACATCATCAGCCAGGTGGCCGCCAGCGGCAGCCAGAAAGCGAGTACGGATCGGTAGGTGCGGGTCGTCACGAAACAGGATAACCCCCGCGTCCACCCCTGTCGCAGGGCCCCGGCGCGCCACAGCTTTGGGCATGTCGCCCCGCTCGTGTCCGCCCGCGCCGCGGCCCTCCGGGACCCGCGCCCCGCCCGCACCGCCCCTCCCGGCCCGCGGCCGTGTCCGGGGCGGGGCGCCCTGGATCGCGATCGGTCTCCTGCTCCTGGTGGCCGGTGCCGTGGCGTTCGCGCTGGCCTTTCGGTACGCGGCCCGCGCGCAGACCCCCGAAGAGCGGGCGTTCGCCCGGGAGCGGGCCGACTTCGCGCCCGATTCCATCGCCGCGCTCGGCCGCATCGACGCGGCGCTGCGGGAGAGCTCCGGGCTCGCCGTCGCCTCCGACGGGGTGCACCTGTGGTCGCACAACGACTCGGGTGACGAGGCGCGCTTCTACGCGCTGGACCGCACCGGCGCCCGGGTGGCCACCTTCGAGCTCGAGGGGGTGGAGGCACAGGACTGGGAATCGATGGACGCGGGGCCCTGCGCGCTCGACCCCTCCCGCCGCTGCCTCTACCTCGCCGACACCGGCGACAACGCCCGCCGCCGCGACGTGCTCACGGTCCACCTCGTGCCCGAACCGGACGAGCCCCGCCTCGACGCGCGGGTCGCCGCCCTTGGCCGGCTCCGCTTTCTCTACCCGGCCGGGGCGCGCGACGCCGAGGCGGTGGCCGTCTCGCCCGCCGGCGACTTCGTGGTGATCTCCAAGGGCCGAACCGGCGACATCCTGCTCTTCCATCTGGAGCCCGAGGCGCTGCGCTCGGCGATCGAGAGCGACGCCCCGGTCCGCTTCGAGGGGGGGCGCGGCCTCGGACTCGTACCGGACTGGTCGGTGGGGCGGGTGGTCACCGGCGCGGCCTTCCGACCCGACGGGGCGGTACTGGCGGTGCGCACGCTGTCGGAGATCCACTTCTTCGACTGGCCCGCGCTTACGGAGGCCGCCCCCGCCTGTTTCCTCGGTACCCTCGAGCCCCAGGGCGAAGCGGTGACGTGGGACTCCGACGGGGCCCTGCTCCTCAGTTCGGAGACGAGTTGGAAGGGGCCCGGCATGCTCACCCGCGTGCGCTGCGCCGGGGTGTGAGGGGTCAGGGAGTGGGCCAGGGGGCGCGCGCGCCGGTCTGCCCCTCGACCGGATTGATGAACATGCGGCGGGTGGGGTAGGCCAGGTCGATCGCGTCTTCTGCGGCGAATGCGTCGAGGATGGCTTCCCAGATCCGCTCGTTCAGTCCGCGCCGCTGACGCACCGGCGCGAGGAAGCGGAGGGTGAGGCACACTCCGGAGTCCTCCACCGACACATAGACGCGCGGAGAGAAATGTCGGTAGGAGATCAGGAACTTGCGACTCCCCCTGCGCAGCGCGGTCGCCGCCTCGAGCGCGATTTCTCGCGCGATGGCGTCGAGGGCGCTCTGGAGCAGTTCCCGCGCGCGGCGCCAGTCGCTCTCGAAGGTGACGAGGACCGGCATCTCGTGCCAGACATACGGAAACTCGTCCGTATAGTTGGCCACCGGCTCGGAGAAGACGTCGGCGTTGGGCACGTGGATGATCCGCCCCGTGCTCTGGTCGGCGTGAACCCAGTTGCCCACCTCGAGCAGGGTGAACTGAAAGAGGCGGATGTCGACCACGTCGCCCTTGTGCTCGCCGATCTGAATGCGGTCGCCCACGGCGAAGGGGTGGCGCATCAGGATGAAGGCCCATCCCGCCATGTTGGTGATCAGGTCTTTCAGCGCGATGGCCAGACCGGCGGTGAGCAGGCCGAGAAAGGTGCCGACGTTGCGCACCGACTCCAGCCACACCTGCCCCAACAGGAGAAAGACCACCCCGTACGCGGCCCACGCGGTGCCCTTCACCCAGCCGTAGCGGGTGCGGGGGTCTTCGATGCGGCTCGTGATCACGCGGACCACGAGCCGTCGCACGAACCACACGGCGAGAATCAGGGCGAGCGAGAAGACCGCCTTGCGCACGGCCACCGGCCCCAGCCCGAACACGCCCTCGAGCCAGGCGGTGGCCTGATCCAGTGCCTCGGTCTGCGGAGAGGTGACCGCAGGTAGCTGGAGAAGCGGTGCTCGGAGCGGGGCGAAGACCGGGTGCACGGCGAGACCGGGGTGGGGTGAGCATGCGGCGCACAACATGCACGCCGGCCCCGCCGAGGGCCAGCCGCGACGCACCCCCTCCGGCGGCGCGCTCCCGCGTGCGAGGCGCCCTCCGCAAACAGATGTTGCCGTCCGGGGTATGGGTACCTCATGTTGAAGAACGAGGACCCGATGGTCGATCCTCGAAGGGTAGTTTCCGGCCCGCCCCGAAGAGCTCCCGCAACACCCGGTCCACCGTGCGCTCCCTCGCCGCTTTCCCAGCCCTGCTCGCCCTTCTCGCGACCGCTGCCACGGGCGTGGTGCCCGAACGGGCGAGCGCGCAGCGGGACCCGGCGAACGCCGTGCCCGTCACCCGTGAAGAGGCGCCGCCCGCCGAGGTCGACGAGGTGCCGTCGGTGATGGAGGTTTCGGCGGACGACGCGGGGCTCGATGCGGTCGCGAATCCGGTCGCGTTCTTCGTCGACGCCCGGCTCACCGGCGACGTCACGGCCATGGAAATGTACCGGCCCGGCTTCCGCTTCTGGGGGCATGTCTTCAGCCGACCCGACGGCGAGGTGGTGTACGGCAGCGCCGAGTCGGGCGAACTGGTCGCCGCATTCCCGACCAATGGCGACTGGATCCGCCAGGGCTGGTGGTCCGACGAGCAGTTCGCGGCGCGGGTGGGCGATCGCCCCATGCCCAGTCGCCTGAGCGATCGGCGCGACCTGCTCGCCGAGGTGCTCGAGCCCGTCGCGGGACCGGTGATCCACAACCCCACGCGCGGCAACTTCGTGTCGCCCAACGTGGAGCGGTTCGGCCGCTTCCTCGACGAGTGGGGGCGGATCTACGAGCGCTTCGGCGTGCCGGCCGACCTGGGTCTCTCGCAGGCCATGATCGAGTCGGGCTTCTCAGGCGAGGTGCGCTCCGAGGCCCGGGCCATCGGCTTCTGCCAGTGGCTGCCGCACAACTGGGAGCGACTCGACCGGCTCACCTCGCATGTGATCGAGGTGGAGAACCAGACCACCCAGGCCGCGTTCTGCGGTGCCTACCTCGCGGTGCTCGCCAGCAAGTACGGCAGTTTCATTCCGGCGCTGTCGGAGCATCACGCGGGCAGCACCAACGTCGGTCGCACCGTGATCAACGGCACGCGGCTCGGGGGTGAGGACATCCGCGACCGCTACC contains the following coding sequences:
- a CDS encoding mechanosensitive ion channel domain-containing protein; the protein is MHPVFAPLRAPLLQLPAVTSPQTEALDQATAWLEGVFGLGPVAVRKAVFSLALILAVWFVRRLVVRVITSRIEDPRTRYGWVKGTAWAAYGVVFLLLGQVWLESVRNVGTFLGLLTAGLAIALKDLITNMAGWAFILMRHPFAVGDRIQIGEHKGDVVDIRLFQFTLLEVGNWVHADQSTGRIIHVPNADVFSEPVANYTDEFPYVWHEMPVLVTFESDWRRARELLQSALDAIAREIALEAATALRRGSRKFLISYRHFSPRVYVSVEDSGVCLTLRFLAPVRQRRGLNERIWEAILDAFAAEDAIDLAYPTRRMFINPVEGQTGARAPWPTP